A stretch of the Tachysurus vachellii isolate PV-2020 chromosome 26, HZAU_Pvac_v1, whole genome shotgun sequence genome encodes the following:
- the ppp2r1ba gene encoding protein phosphatase 2, regulatory subunit A, beta a, protein MAGADGDDSLYPIAVLIDELRNEDVQLRLNSIKKLSTIALALGVERTRTELLPFLTDTIYDEDEVLLALAEQLGNFTMLVGGPDYVHCLLPPLESLATVEETVVRDRAVESLRKISHEHSPVDLEVHFEPLVKRLASGDWFTSRTSACGLFSVCYPRVSSTVKAEIRQHFRNLCSDDTPMVRRAAASKLGEFAKVLELDYVKSDIISLFTALASDEQDSVRLLAVEACVSIATLLPQEDLESLVMPTLRQAAEDKSWRVRYMVADKFSELQKAVGPEITKNDLVPAFQNLLKDCEAEVRAAAANKVKEFCENLPEDSRETIIMNHILPCVKELVSDTNQHVKSALASVIMGLSTILGKDNTIEHLLPLFLAQLKDECPEVRLNIISNLDCVNEVIGIRQLSQSLLPAIVELAEDAKWRVRLAIIEYMPLLAGQLGVEFFDEKLNSLCMAWLVDHVYAIREAATCNLTKLVEKFGAEWAQNTIIPKVLGMANDPNYLHRMTTLFCINALSEACGQEITTKHMLPVVLKMSNDQVANVRFNVAKSLQKIGPVLDSNSLQTEVKPVLEKLAADQDIDVKYFAQEAISVLVLA, encoded by the exons ATGGCGGGTGCCGACGGTGATGATTCTCTTTACCCCATTGCGGTGCTTATTGATGAATTAAGAAATGAAGACGTTCAG TTGCGGCTGAACAGCATTAAGAAGCTCTCCACCATCGCACTGGCTTTGGGTGTTGAGAGGACACGTACTGAACTGCTCCCTTTCCTCACAG ATACTATTTACGATGAGGATGAAGTTCTCCTTGCTCTTGCTGAACAGCTGGGAAACTTCACCATGCTGGTCGGAGGCCCTGATTACGTGCACTGTCTCCTT CCACCATTGGAGAGCCTGGCCACAGTTGAGGAGACCGTGGTGAGGGACAGAGCCGTGGAATCACTACGGAAGATCTCCCATGAGCACTCACCTGTGGACCTGGAAGTGCACTTCGAGCCCCTGGTAAAACGCCTGGCCagtggtgactggttcacttcTCGCACTTCAGCTTGTGGACTCTTCAGCGTCTGCTACCCACGGGTCTCCAGCACCGTCAAAGCCGAGATTCGCCA GCACTTTCGTAACCTTTGCTCTGATGATACTCCAATGGTCCGTCGTGCTGCTGCATCTAAGCTGGGAGAGTTTGCCAAAGTGTTGGAGCTGGATTATGTCAAGAGCGACATCATCTCTCTGTTCACTGCACTGGCTTCTGACGAGCAG GACTCTGTGCGTCTCCTGGCTGTGGAGGCATGTGTCAGCATTGCCACCCTGCTGCCCCAGGAGGATCTGGAGTCTCTGGTCATGCCCACTCTGAGGCAAGCCGCCGAGGACAAGTCCTGGAGGGTTCGCTATATGGTGGCAGACAAGTTCTCAGAG TTACAAAAGGCAGTCGGTCCAGAAATCACAAAGAACGACCTCGTGCCAGCTTTCCAGAACCTTCTCAAAGACTGTGAGGCTGAAGTACGTGCCGCTGCTGCCAATAAGGTCAAAG AATTCTGCGAGAATTTACCAGAAGACAGCCGAGAGACGATCATCATGAATCACATTCTGCCCTGTGTCAAG GAACTGGTTTCAGACACAAATCAGCACGTCAAATCGGCTCTGGCTTCAGTGATCATGGGTTTGTCGACCATTCTGGGCAAGGACAACACCATCGAGCACCTGCTTCCTCTCTTTCTGGCCCAGCTCAAAGATGAG TGTCCAGAAGTGCGTCTGAACATAATCTCTAATCTGGACTGTGTGAACGAGGTCATCGGGATCCGCCAGCTGTCCCAATCTCTCCTCCCTGCTATTGTAGAGCTCGCAGAAGATGCCAAGTGGAGGGTGCGGCTGGCCATCATTGAATACATGCCTCTACTGGCAGGCCAGCTG GGGGTGGAGTTCTTTGACGAGAAACTGAATTCCCTGTGCATGGCGTGGCTTGTCGACCATG TATATGCCATCCGAGAGGCAGCCACCTGCAACCTGACGAAGCTGGTGGAGAAGTTCGGTGCAGAATGGGCTCAGAACACTATCATACCCAAAGTACTAGGAATGGCCAACGACCCCAACTACCTGCATCGTATGACCACGCTCTTCTGCATCAAC GCTCTATCGGAGGCGTGCGGTCAGGAGATCACCACCAAGCACATGCTCCCTGTGGTCCTGAAAATGTCCAATGATCAAGTGGCTAATGTGCGCTTCAACGTGGCTAAGTCTCTCCAGAAGATCGGTCCTGTTCTGGACAGCAA CTCTTTGCAGACTGAGGTAAAGCCTGTGCTGGAGAAACTGGCTGCAGACCAAGACATCGACGTCAAATACTTTGCCCAAGAGGCTATAAGTG ttcTTGTCCTGGCTTAA